Genomic DNA from Alkalihalobacterium alkalinitrilicum:
CTGAGGAAGGACAAGAATTAGATGCATTTGTAGAAGTGACGTTAAAAGACGACGAGCGTCAAGACCCACCGATTTCGGAAGATGCTCTTCATATGTTAGGTATTCTTTCAAAAGATGAATACAAGGTGTTAAAAGACTTAACACAGCAAATTGGAAATGTCGTAAAGGAAGAATTAGCGAAAAAAGAAATAGAATTATATGATATAAAATTCGAATTTGGCCGTGTTGGGGACAGTAGAGAAATTGTTTTGATCGATGAAATCTCAGGTGGTAATATGAGAGCTTATAAAGCAGGAAAATATATTGAGCCGTTACAACTAGAAAAATTAATGTTAGAAAATTAATTGAGAAAAATTTAAATGGGTAAAGCCGTTCATATGAACGTTGGGGCATTATGTGATGAAGCTCTAAGCCAAGATGTAGTCAGGGAGATTGATTTTAGACATAGGTTTTTAAAGGTTTTGGAATGTAAAAGTCTTGTCTTGCGATTGGGATAAGAAATGATAAAATCCAGTAGCTTTTACGCTTCTGGATTTCAGCTTTTTGAAGAAAAGTGATTGTTTCTACTAGGTGTAGGAAAGTTGGTTAGTGATTCGTTGTTGTTCCACTGATTATCATTAGTATATAAATTTTGGAAGTCAGACCATTTCATTTTTCTCTTCAGATAGTCACGAAAGGAAAAGCAGCTTGTTGTTTGTGGTTGATTGTACAATGGAGTAATAAACATCTGTAAACGAGCTTGAATCATGAAATAATAGCGATGACTGCGTCCAACGACAGGAATATCAACAACTTTAACCTTCTGGCCCACGACATTTTGGAACTCTACTGTTTTATACAACAAACGATCAGCCTCTTTTTATACGTTTGCTCTATTATACCATAAAAAACCAGATTCTGTTTAGAATCTGGTTTTATCTTGCTTTGTATATACTTCCTTTTGACGAATTAATGAATCTCTTAAGCGAGTCTCATTTTAAAATCTTGGTAGCCAAATTCACGTACAACTCTACAATCGTCATTTTTACCTTTTACCGCAATTGCTGGTAATGGCATGCCGTTAAACGTCGTCGTTTTAACCATCGTATAAATGGCCATATCGCCAAATACTAAGCGATCGCCGCTTTTCAAAGGTTGATCGAACGAGTAATCGCCGATGACGTCACCTGCTAAACATGTTTGCCCACCAAGTCTGTATGTAAATGGCTTTTCACCAGCTTCTCCGGAACCGAATAGGGGAGGGCGGTATGGCATTTCCAATACATCTGGCATATGGCAAGTTGCGGACGTGTCAAGAATTGCAATGTCCATTCCGTTTTGATGGGTATCAAGTACGGATGTAATGAAGTAGCCTGCATTTAAGGCAACGGCTTCTCCTGGCTCTAAATATACTTTTAAGCCATAGTTTTCTTGCATTCTTTTAATACTAGCTTCGAGTAATGGAATGTCATAGTCTTCTCTCGTGATATGGTGGCCACCACCGAAGTTAATCCATTCCATTTGCGGAAGCCATTCAGCGAATTTTTCCTCTACAGCTCGAAGCGTTGTATCTAAATCGTCCGAGTTTTGCTGACAAAGAGTGTGGAAGTG
This window encodes:
- a CDS encoding phosphoribosylaminoimidazolesuccinocarboxamide synthase, coding for MKLTYTGKTKDVYSLEDGNYLLKFKDDVTGENGVFDPGANTVGLSIEGAGKAGLRLTAFFFEALKEKGIPTHYIDANIEEGTMTVKPAEVFGKGLEVICRYRAVGSFLRRFSMYAEEGQELDAFVEVTLKDDERQDPPISEDALHMLGILSKDEYKVLKDLTQQIGNVVKEELAKKEIELYDIKFEFGRVGDSREIVLIDEISGGNMRAYKAGKYIEPLQLEKLMLEN
- a CDS encoding DUF2535 family protein; this translates as MLYKTVEFQNVVGQKVKVVDIPVVGRSHRYYFMIQARLQMFITPLYNQPQTTSCFSFRDYLKRKMKWSDFQNLYTNDNQWNNNESLTNFPTPSRNNHFSSKS
- the nspC gene encoding carboxynorspermidine decarboxylase, translating into MKFEELPTPCYVVDEALLERNLQILNGVMQRTGCKIVLAQKAFSMSHFYPLIGEYLSGTTASGLYEARLGHEEMGKENHVFAPAYRDDEIDEIVSLCDHIIFNSFSQLEKFKHKALEAGKKVGLRINPQCSTQVGHAIYDPCSPGSRFGASTEQFRPDLLEGVTGLHFHTLCQQNSDDLDTTLRAVEEKFAEWLPQMEWINFGGGHHITREDYDIPLLEASIKRMQENYGLKVYLEPGEAVALNAGYFITSVLDTHQNGMDIAILDTSATCHMPDVLEMPYRPPLFGSGEAGEKPFTYRLGGQTCLAGDVIGDYSFDQPLKSGDRLVFGDMAIYTMVKTTTFNGMPLPAIAVKGKNDDCRVVREFGYQDFKMRLA